A genome region from Brooklawnia propionicigenes includes the following:
- a CDS encoding alpha-amylase family glycosyl hydrolase: MTENGAEQITPAGGESNHTSCQKTPTPPTRSEQAPAADPRDEQTPSAEDETLPVEDDQAQPEDTPTAGAEPQEAEPQEAEDQPAEIQAEDAQPVDAGDTQTVDAEDQPEGVQVQPADVQPDEEEQPAPPEDAQTTPEDAQASTEDESAPTEEPSPPAQRAKTLPVEGVRPLSNEGEHAPAAEGVQTLPPEGEEVLSVEDVKTLSHEDVEALSEQKLTTPADRPYVPPAQDDSVTAFAPEMWELGGWPLGATFDAQKNMTSFAVYAPKATRVAIELYDEEIGADATHRFDAVKGEDGAWRSQLVGVVAGQLYGYRVWGTNWDVDPDWQPGSLAGFISDRDSEGNHFNPNKLLLDPYAREISHVPLSPRILKAGADRGVFATGGGDYHGRVRRSVDSGRFTPKGVVISDNTGTGEAPNRPAQDVTIYEGHIKNLTMHPSAAKLGDLLAGEELFDDVRNLPDELRGTYAGAAYLAPYLKGLGFTTLELLPVHETDSDQVGAVNGTTNFWGYQTIGFFAPNRDYAHDKSPGGPTREFKEMVRTFHEHDVEVYLDVVFNHTAEGGNWDHDIDSAAFTSFGGFATTHYYDLTSDGYIVDGATGSSNQTNFSTRAMCDVVMNSLIYWHDVMGVDGFRFDLATVLGRFPSASDKEDWGGRRRFFNAHPLLREVVDWADDRGIEVIAEAWDLWGYEVGNFPSGWGEWNGRFRDAVRHYLKGDGNTRAFIELFNGDWLHFNDNAGPQKSINFVTAHDGFTMFDLVSFNEPINDQPFPFGPSDGGSPQNNSWDSGGDQALRRTRWRNNWVTLMCARGVPMVVSGDEYGRTQNGNNNPWNLNTIGMWNNWAQLSSNTPTRLPVDPDNPELASYFDVVGECDSAPNVNPMFRFARFTARLRALDVTLRQKTWGSGKLDSDNVSYLYYCPDLSREPGLTDRQLTVLINGAGVGGTDYLVMINMYTSPAVFKVPDSTEISRRDLKWHRLIDTAPWAESVGNCWPPADGDVIEGSYTVEPWSIAVLAAASDQSPVFDYRGFPARRRRRLDAAALAE, from the coding sequence ATGACCGAAAACGGAGCTGAGCAGATTACCCCAGCCGGGGGCGAGTCTAACCACACCAGTTGTCAGAAGACCCCCACCCCACCCACTCGAAGTGAGCAGGCGCCCGCTGCCGATCCTCGCGACGAGCAGACCCCCTCTGCCGAGGATGAGACGCTGCCCGTTGAGGACGACCAGGCGCAGCCCGAGGACACCCCGACCGCCGGTGCTGAGCCGCAAGAAGCTGAGCCGCAGGAAGCCGAGGATCAGCCTGCCGAGATCCAGGCTGAGGATGCCCAGCCCGTGGACGCCGGGGATACCCAGACCGTGGACGCCGAGGACCAGCCCGAGGGCGTCCAGGTTCAGCCTGCCGACGTCCAGCCAGACGAAGAGGAGCAGCCCGCACCTCCCGAAGACGCGCAGACAACTCCCGAGGACGCGCAGGCCTCTACCGAGGATGAGTCGGCCCCTACCGAGGAGCCGTCCCCGCCCGCCCAGCGCGCGAAGACGCTGCCCGTCGAGGGCGTGCGGCCGCTGTCCAATGAAGGCGAGCACGCACCTGCAGCCGAGGGCGTCCAGACGCTGCCCCCCGAGGGTGAGGAAGTGCTGTCCGTCGAAGATGTGAAGACGTTGTCCCACGAGGACGTGGAGGCGCTGTCCGAGCAGAAGCTGACAACCCCGGCCGACCGCCCCTACGTGCCGCCCGCACAGGACGATTCGGTCACGGCGTTCGCCCCCGAGATGTGGGAGCTCGGCGGCTGGCCGCTGGGAGCCACCTTCGACGCCCAAAAGAACATGACATCGTTCGCTGTCTATGCCCCGAAAGCGACGCGAGTAGCGATCGAACTGTATGACGAGGAGATCGGGGCCGACGCCACCCACCGGTTCGATGCGGTCAAGGGGGAGGACGGTGCGTGGCGCAGCCAGCTGGTCGGCGTGGTGGCCGGACAGCTCTACGGCTATCGCGTCTGGGGCACCAACTGGGATGTGGACCCCGACTGGCAGCCGGGTTCCCTGGCCGGTTTCATCTCCGATCGGGATTCGGAGGGCAACCATTTCAATCCCAACAAGCTGCTGCTCGACCCCTATGCCCGGGAGATCAGCCATGTCCCGCTCAGCCCCCGCATCCTGAAGGCCGGAGCCGACCGGGGCGTGTTCGCCACCGGCGGCGGCGACTACCACGGCAGGGTGCGCCGCAGCGTCGATTCCGGCCGGTTCACCCCGAAGGGCGTGGTCATCAGCGACAACACCGGTACGGGGGAGGCGCCGAATCGTCCCGCTCAAGATGTGACGATCTATGAGGGTCACATCAAGAACCTCACCATGCATCCGTCGGCAGCCAAGCTCGGCGATCTGCTGGCCGGCGAGGAACTGTTCGACGACGTGCGCAATCTCCCCGATGAGCTGCGGGGCACCTACGCCGGTGCGGCCTACCTCGCGCCTTACCTCAAGGGCCTCGGCTTCACCACGCTCGAGCTGCTCCCGGTGCACGAGACCGACTCCGATCAGGTGGGTGCGGTCAATGGCACCACCAACTTCTGGGGCTACCAGACGATCGGTTTCTTCGCGCCGAACCGCGACTATGCCCATGACAAGTCGCCGGGCGGCCCGACCCGTGAGTTCAAGGAAATGGTGCGGACGTTCCACGAGCACGACGTCGAGGTCTACCTCGACGTGGTCTTCAACCACACCGCCGAGGGCGGAAACTGGGACCACGACATCGATTCGGCGGCGTTCACCAGCTTCGGCGGATTCGCGACCACGCACTACTACGATCTGACCTCCGACGGGTACATCGTCGACGGGGCTACCGGGTCGTCCAACCAGACGAACTTCTCGACCCGGGCGATGTGCGATGTCGTGATGAATTCGCTCATCTACTGGCATGACGTCATGGGCGTGGACGGCTTCCGGTTCGATCTGGCCACCGTGCTCGGACGCTTCCCGTCAGCATCGGACAAAGAGGACTGGGGCGGCAGGCGGCGCTTCTTCAACGCCCACCCGCTGTTGCGGGAGGTCGTCGACTGGGCCGATGATCGCGGTATCGAGGTCATCGCCGAGGCCTGGGATCTGTGGGGATATGAGGTCGGTAATTTCCCGTCCGGGTGGGGAGAATGGAACGGCCGTTTCCGCGATGCGGTGCGCCACTACCTGAAAGGCGACGGCAATACCCGCGCGTTCATCGAACTGTTCAACGGCGACTGGCTGCATTTCAACGACAATGCCGGTCCGCAGAAGTCCATCAATTTCGTAACTGCCCATGATGGTTTCACCATGTTCGACCTGGTCAGCTTCAATGAGCCGATCAACGACCAGCCCTTCCCCTTCGGACCCTCGGACGGCGGAAGTCCGCAGAACAACTCCTGGGACTCGGGCGGCGATCAGGCGCTGCGGCGCACCCGGTGGCGCAACAACTGGGTGACGCTGATGTGCGCACGCGGCGTCCCGATGGTGGTCAGCGGGGACGAGTACGGCCGCACCCAGAACGGAAACAACAATCCGTGGAATCTCAACACCATCGGGATGTGGAACAACTGGGCCCAGCTGTCGTCCAATACCCCCACCCGGCTGCCGGTCGACCCCGACAATCCGGAGCTGGCGTCCTATTTCGATGTGGTGGGCGAATGCGATTCAGCGCCGAATGTCAACCCGATGTTCCGGTTTGCCCGGTTCACCGCTCGGCTGCGCGCATTGGATGTGACCTTGCGCCAGAAGACCTGGGGTTCGGGAAAACTGGATTCCGACAACGTGAGCTACCTGTACTATTGCCCCGACCTTTCACGGGAACCCGGCTTGACCGACCGGCAATTGACGGTGCTGATCAACGGCGCCGGTGTGGGTGGCACCGATTACCTGGTCATGATCAATATGTACACGTCGCCGGCGGTGTTCAAGGTGCCGGACTCCACCGAGATCTCGCGCCGCGACCTCAAGTGGCACCGCCTCATCGACACCGCTCCGTGGGCCGAATCGGTCGGCAACTGCTGGCCGCCGGCCGATGGGGACGTGATTGAAGGCAGCTATACCGTAGAGCCGTGGTCGATCGCGGTCCTGGCAGCGGCGTCCGATCAATCGCCCGTTTTCGACTACCGGGGTTTCCCTGCTCGCCGCCGTCGGCGGTTGGACGCTGCCGCGCTGGCTGAATAG
- a CDS encoding DUF3097 domain-containing protein, protein MGLSNDRYGRDVLDPRAARNRRPQTKDIPMRLGMVVEDPGSGFVGEIMGWENGLVILEDRRGKRRSFPVGPGFWLDGKPVALRIPPRTGSTRRYTASGARAVPEGKAKVALPSRIYVEGRHDAELVEKIWGGDLRHVGVVVEYLGGIDDLVAIVAEFQPEPGRRLGVLVDHLVSGSKETRIAQQVAHGGYGDVVQITGHRFIDIWQAIKPEVIGIKAWPQVPRDVDFKKGTLAALGLPHSDQTDIAHAWQSMLGRVHTFRDLDPDFNREVEKLIDFVTQDHLDEIG, encoded by the coding sequence GTGGGACTCTCCAATGATCGCTATGGCCGTGACGTGCTCGACCCGAGGGCAGCGCGCAACCGGCGTCCGCAAACCAAGGACATCCCGATGCGACTCGGGATGGTGGTCGAGGACCCGGGGTCCGGATTCGTCGGGGAGATCATGGGCTGGGAGAACGGCCTGGTGATCCTGGAGGATCGCCGGGGAAAACGACGCAGCTTCCCGGTCGGCCCCGGGTTCTGGCTCGACGGCAAGCCGGTTGCGCTGCGGATTCCGCCCCGTACCGGGTCCACCAGGCGCTACACCGCCTCGGGCGCCCGGGCTGTGCCGGAGGGCAAGGCCAAGGTGGCGCTGCCCAGCCGCATCTACGTCGAGGGTCGCCACGACGCCGAACTCGTCGAGAAGATCTGGGGCGGCGATCTGCGCCACGTCGGGGTGGTCGTCGAATACCTGGGCGGCATCGACGATCTGGTCGCGATCGTGGCCGAGTTTCAGCCCGAGCCCGGACGCCGGCTAGGCGTGCTGGTCGACCATCTGGTCAGCGGCAGCAAGGAGACCCGGATCGCCCAGCAGGTCGCCCACGGTGGCTACGGCGACGTCGTCCAGATCACCGGGCACCGGTTCATCGACATCTGGCAGGCGATCAAACCTGAGGTCATCGGCATCAAGGCTTGGCCGCAGGTGCCCCGCGATGTCGATTTCAAGAAGGGCACGCTGGCCGCGCTCGGCCTGCCGCACTCCGATCAGACCGACATCGCGCATGCCTGGCAGTCGATGCTCGGGCGGGTGCACACCTTCCGCGATCTGGATCCGGACTTCAATCGCGAGGTCGAAAAGCTCATTGACTTCGTCACTCAGGACCATCTGGATGAGATCGGCTGA